GAGACTGCACGGTGAGTGCGGCGCCGGGGCTGGGGGCCCACCCAGGGTGTGGTCGAATCCGGTGCACCGGGCGGGCGCGCCGCAACCGCGACAGGCGCCCTTCTCGGACCGGACGCAGGGGCCGGCGACCACGCCCTGGGACGGAGAAGAGGGGTGCGGGACGCGCCCAGATCCTCGGCCTTGGGGCTGCTCGGCACGCCTTGGCGCCAGTGCCACGTCGAGAGGCGTCGGCGGGGAGCGCGGAAGGGGACGCTGGCCCCCAGGCCCAGGTCAAGCGCCTTCGTTTGCCCACTAGGATTGTTTTAAGAAAATGGCAGACAAACCAGACATGGGGGAAATCGCCAGCTTCGATAAGGCCAAGCTGAAGAAAACGGAGACGCAGGAGAAGAACACCCTGCCGACCAAAGAGAGTGAGTGTGCCTCGGTCTCCCgcgccccagcccagcccctcacCCTGCTCTTCCTTGCAAACCCACTCCTCCACCCCCTCACCCCGCCGTTGTCCCGGGTCTGGGCGGCCCCGGCCACTCTTTCAGTTTCACAAAGCGCCTTGTCTCTCCCCAGCCCCAAGCTTCCTTCTAAATCCCCACACCTCGTGGGTGCCTCGCCCACACTGGGAAGCACCTCGGTTGCGGGTGGGGGTTGCAGCTCCCCTCCAGCGCCTGCTTCCCGCTCTCCACAGCCATTGAGCAGGAGAAGCGGAGTGAAATTTCCTAAGATCCTGGAGGATTTCCTACCCCCGTCATCTTCGAGACCCCAGTCGTGATGTGGAGGAAGAGCCACCTGCAAGATGGACACGAGCCACAAGCTGCACTGTGAACCTGGGCACTCCGCGCCAATGCCACCGGCCTGTGGGTCTCTGAAGGGACCCCCCCCAATCGGACTGCCAAATTCTCCGGTTTGCCCCGGGatattatagaaaattatttgtatgaataatgaaaataaaacacacctcGTGGCATGGCTGGCGTGGTCTGAGTCTCTTAGTTGAGTATGCGTGGGCAGTGCCACTGCAGCAAAGCCCCTCGATGGAGTAGAGTTCCTGCCGCAAAGGGGAGGAGGTGGGTCGCAGAATGGGCTGAGTCGGAGggagtttttaattttggctTTACCTGCTCCGTAAGATTTCATGGCTTGTTAGCCACTTAACTCTTGCTCGTAAGCAATCTGTGTAAAATTTAACCTCACTTTGTCCCCAGGTTGCTTTGGAAAATGCTTTTTCAAAAGAGCAAGGTTTGCTTTTGATAAGCTTCGAAAGCCCCACTGTTTCCCTCTGGCCTCCTCCTAGCTGACTCAAAAGGGAACACTGACTTTAAAGtctggggagaaaggaaagacaaTCTGGAATGTTGGAAATTGGGTGAGGTCAGGAAGTCTCCGGAAGGCTTTCTTCGGGAGCTTAAAACAAAGGCGGGATCTAGGGATACGGCAAGGAGAACCTCAGAACTAGAGGAACCAACACTAgaactgggggaggggagagggggaagagcTTTTTGTCTTTTAACCCTAATTCAGAACCTTCCACAAAAGCATTAGCCATTAGAGGAAGTGCTAGACTGAGCTGCTACCACACAGTGCTCAGCGGGAAGGGTGGGAatgtggtgggagggaggaagggcggGCTGGCGCTGGCGGCCAAGCTCCAAGGGATGACACCTCAAACCCACTGGGAAGGAATGGGACCAGCCCAAGGGGGCCTGACAGTTGGGAACCTGGGGCTGCAGGCCATTCAGAAGCAGAAGAAACAGGCTTATAATGACAGGGGTGGAGTTTTCTTTAAGAAGGGTGGATAGGACACTGCTTAGCGATTCGTCCCACATTTTTGCCCGGCCCCAAGAGGCTGGGCACTGGGTGAAGGCAGTTAATTCGAATGAGGTAGGGTCCCTGTCCACAAGGAATTTAAAATCTAGTGAGTGAGATAGGCAGCCACAGCAGACCAGAGTCAGGACACGTAGGCTTGGCAAGGAGACCCATGCCCAAAGGCATGCTCCCTGAACTCCTATCTGCACCTCCCTGCTGGTACCTGGACAGATACATCACCTCCCCCATTAGAGTAAATAgagaaactttgttttttttttttttgagatggagtctcgctcttgtcgcccagactggagtgcaatggcgcgatctcgggtcactgcctccgcctcccgggtacaagtgattttcctgcctcagcctccccagtagctgggattacaggcaggagccaccatgcccggctaattttttggttgtttttttgtttgcttttgttttttttcttttcgagatggagtttcgctcttgttgcccaggctggagtgcaatggcgcgatctcagctcaccgcaacctccacacctccgcctcctgtattctcctgcctcagcctcctgagtagctgggattacaggcatgcaccaccacgcccagctaattttgtagttttagtagagatgggttttcgccatgttagccaggctggtcttgaactcctgacctcaggtgatccacccgcctcagcctctcaaagtgctgggattacaggcgtgagccaccatgcccggccgaaagATTCTTATTAATTGATATTGGTGACTCTCACAGTAGTCAGCACTTAGTAGACACTCATAAATGCTCACTGAATTGTAACTGAAGTATCACCTGGCTTCGCCTACTCCAACTTGGCTATGCTAAAGCCAAGCTGCTACCAGCCCTCCTCCACCACTGTCTTGttgattctattctattctatgtaCACATTGACAGGGCCCAAGCATGGTGAACTTGTGGAAGTTCAGGGAAGGCAAATACTTTCATTTCCCTCCCTGAGCCCAGTTCAGGATGCAATCCTATTAAAATAAGGGGAAGTACAGTTAACCTACAATTGAAGCTATTGGTAGGAAGCCTGTATTACCCAGATGACAACTATAGGTCTCAGCCAGCTAAAAGATTTTGGATATTGGGTTGCTGATTTCTGAGAAATTCAGAAGCTGTGTTCCTGTTACGCTTAATTcaacatgcttttatttatttatttttttttttttttaagaactcaGTGCCCATCATTGTACTAAGCCTGTGGAGGCTTCGAAAGACATGTGCCAACTAGCTACACAAAaggcagaataaaataaatgctaaagAGAGATTTAAGTAAAACCCTCTGGGAAAGTAGACAAAGGAGTGGTTAACTCTGGGACATGGTGCTGCTTCACAGAAGAGGAATCATTTGAACGAAGACCTAGAGAAGTGAGAATGAGAGCAGGGCTTTCTCAATAGAAGGAGGAGCAAGGTATAGTGATACCACAGCATATTCAGCAATGGGAAAGGTAAAGGTTCAGTGAAAACAAAAGCACTTCAAAATTACCCTAGAAGGTAAGTAGGGTGTGGTTTTTCCTGTAGACAGTTGGAAACCACTGCAGATTTTCAGGGTTAGGGCAAAGTTATCTAAGATGTATGTGATAGCATGTGGAGGATTCTGTGGCTGAATCAGATGGCTATGTACCCAACCactaccaccactgccaccaccatcactGCCATTAACACCATAACTACCACtgccatcactaccatcactgcAATCACAGCCATCACCAttgccgccaccaccaccaccaccatcaccattaccaccatcacatCTCCACCACcacaccactaccatcaccatcaccatgacCATTGCCACCACCTTTATCACCATCAACAGCACCACTATCACCACACCACCCCATCCCCAttgccaccatcatcaccaccaccattccTATTGCCactacaccaccaccaccatcaccattgccaccaccaccatctccaccgtcaccaccactaccattatcatcatcaccattgccaccaccctcaccaccatcacctctaccatcaccattaccatcatcacacctccaccaccacaccactaccatcaccatcccATGACCATTGCCACCACCTTTATCACCACCATCAACAGCACCACTATCACCACACCACCCCATCCCCATTGCCACCATCGTCACCACCAGCACCCCTattgccaccaccaccatcatctccaccatcaccaccaccactaccattatcatcatcaccattgccaccaccatcaccaccatcactactaccatcaccacctccaccatcaccattgCCAACACCTTCaccataaccaccaccaccaccaccatcaccatcaccactaccaacAACAATAACAGCATCAACACCAACACCCATACATCATTTTCTTCTACCCTGCCTATGAAGAATGGCCAATAGAAGACCAATTTTATGCAGATATAAATCAATGAGCTTCAGAGGGCCCAGTGCAGGAAATGAGGCTTGAATAGTATAAATTTAAGGCACTTTGGGGTTCAGCAATATAAAAATTTCTGaggacattttgttttgttttggttgtcaTAATAATTAGGGGACATTATTGGCATTTCATAGGCAGAGACCAGAAATGTTTGACATCCTGAAATTCATAGAACAATCCTACACATCAAAGATTTGTCTCACGCATGACTTTGTCTTAACTCTTTACTgtattataacatatatatgggtaccgggtgtggtggcccacacctgtgatcccagcactttgggagtccaagatgggcagataactgaggtcaggagttcaagaccagcctggccaacatggcgaaaccccatctctacttaaaatacaaaaattagccaggcatggtggttggtgcctgtaatcccagctactcaggaggctgaggcaggagaattgcttgaacccgggaggcagaggttgcagtgagccgagatcatgccattgcactccagcctgggtgacagagtgagacgccatctcaaaaacgaaacaaaaatttaaaaaccatatatatggaaaaacacacagaagtgtacagtttgatgaatCTTCGCAAACTGAACACACCCTAATGCCTGTTTCCAGTCATATACCTACATGTGTTCTAACAGCATGTAtacattttgcctgtttttgaatgtAATGTAAATAGATGCATGACTTCTATTCATACAGGTAAAACATCTCTTTATATGAGTCCAGCAACAACTAATTTTGCCCAATTTTACTATAGACTTTATTTGCCAAGAATGTAAACTATCATGTAATTGagggatgccttttttttttaacttgcagCTTCACTAAGAATTGATCACTATTGCAGAAAATCATTTCACTAATAGAAATATCCTCTTGGTTTCTGAATTTTTTCATACAACACAATTGTATCATGTCCATGTGAAGCTGCTGGATCATGATAATACTacatataagtgaaaacatacatAAAGTGAGGATTACTTCCTTATATGCTAGAATATTGTTGTACCATATTGTATTAGTCAGCTTTTGATAAGTtatgctacagtaacaaaaaaccccaaaatctcaatggcttaaaacaacaaaaatctatttCTTGTTTACGTTACACATCAGTTGCTGCTCTGCTCCTGTTCCACACGTCTTTTTCATTCTGACAGCCAGGCTAAAGGAGCAGCCCCTATCTGAGACATGCTGTTGTTATGGCAAAGTCATGTGTCTTCTCAGATGTAGCACTTCCATTCACGTTACATTGGCCAAAGAGGCACTGTAAATTACAAGTCATCAGGCTGGGATGTATAATTCCATTGTGGGGAAAGCAGAAAATCATTAGAACTCATAATACaatttactatatatttaaatgcatatacctattttctttataaattacctttattttacctttatattcTGGTTAGggcttatatttatgtttttaatgtgtGTGTAGGGGTAGGTTATAttatctttgattttcatttcaggAAAGAGGAGTGTTATAAAATACTTGATATGTAAGAAGAAGTTGGTTCTGAAGGGTTGGGAACCAGTCGTCTTAACCAATCACGGTAATTCCATTATCTAAGAATAAGCATGGGTTGTGATTCTGGCCAAGGAGACCTGACAGGAAGCCTTTAAACAGGCTTTGTGgaagattttgtttcctttttaagactggCATAAGTACAAATGTGGTGATGTGAGAATGTGACACGTGAAAGATGACAGTCATTTGGGGGAAATGCTAACATGATGAGGGTGGCAAAGATTGAAAATGGAAAGAATCTAGGTACTTCATAAGCCCTTGAGCTGCTGAGTTTTCCTGAAAGTGCCTTatctttaaactttttgttatgtgaaacaataaatatttattacatttaggAAGTCTATGGTTATAGTCAAAGCATTCTAACAATGATCAGCCAGAAAGAGAAGAGTTTAACTGCAGAAATACTGGTTAGTAGGATATTATAGTAGTTCAGACAAGAGGTAATGAAAACTTTAATCAAGGAAAGACCCTCACATACTAGTATGATGGCAAATATCTAATAA
The window above is part of the Symphalangus syndactylus isolate Jambi chromosome 14, NHGRI_mSymSyn1-v2.1_pri, whole genome shotgun sequence genome. Proteins encoded here:
- the TMSB10 gene encoding thymosin beta-10, which encodes MADKPDMGEIASFDKAKLKKTETQEKNTLPTKETIEQEKRSEIS